From Sodalis glossinidius str. 'morsitans', the proteins below share one genomic window:
- the lptB gene encoding LPS export ABC transporter ATP-binding protein: MATLIAENLAKAYKERRVVEDVSLKVSSGEIVGLLGPNGAGKTTTFYMVVGIIPRDAGRIVIDDDDISLLPLHTRARRGIGYLPQEASIFRRLSVFDNLMAVLQIRQDLTREQRNDRAKELMEEFHISHLRNNLGQSLSGGERRRVEIARALAANPKFILLDEPFAGVDPISVIDIKKIIEHLRDSGLGVLITDHNVRETLDVCERAYIVSQGKLIAHGSPADVMLDEQVKRVYLGEEFRL, translated from the coding sequence ATGGCAACATTAATCGCAGAAAATTTGGCTAAAGCCTATAAAGAGCGCCGCGTGGTGGAAGACGTCAGCCTGAAGGTAAGCTCTGGCGAGATTGTGGGATTGCTGGGGCCTAACGGGGCGGGCAAAACCACCACGTTTTATATGGTGGTGGGCATCATCCCCCGCGACGCCGGCCGGATTGTCATTGATGATGACGATATCAGCCTCCTGCCGCTGCATACCCGCGCCCGCCGCGGAATCGGCTATCTGCCGCAGGAGGCCTCGATCTTCCGCCGCCTGAGCGTGTTCGACAATCTGATGGCGGTGCTGCAAATTCGCCAGGATCTCACCCGTGAACAGCGTAACGACCGCGCGAAAGAGCTGATGGAAGAGTTCCATATCAGTCATTTGCGCAACAACCTCGGCCAGTCGCTGTCCGGCGGTGAACGACGCCGGGTAGAGATCGCGCGGGCGCTCGCCGCCAACCCCAAATTCATCCTGCTTGACGAACCTTTTGCCGGAGTCGATCCGATTTCCGTCATCGATATCAAAAAAATCATCGAACATTTGCGCGACAGCGGCCTTGGCGTGCTCATCACCGACCACAACGTGCGAGAGACGCTCGACGTGTGCGAACGAGCCTATATCGTCAGCCAGGGCAAGCTCATCGCCCACGGCTCCCCGGCCGACGTCATGCTCGACGAGCAGGTCAAACGGGTTTATCTGGGCGAAGAGTTCCGCCTCTGA
- the lptA gene encoding lipopolysaccharide ABC transporter substrate-binding protein LptA, whose translation MKSRIHNVRPSLLLAGGLMLASAQALALASDNQQPIHIDSAQQAVDMATNTVTFTGEVVVKRGSIDIRADKVVITRPDGKDGNEVVESYGNPVTFYQLQDDGKPVRGHSQKVRYETTNDLVILTGNAYLEQLDSNVKGDRITYLVKKQRMEVFSDKGKQVTTVLVPAQLQDKSGAKAPAK comes from the coding sequence ATGAAATCCAGAATTCACAACGTACGCCCTAGCCTGCTTCTGGCCGGCGGCTTAATGCTGGCCAGCGCGCAGGCGCTGGCGCTGGCCAGCGACAATCAGCAGCCGATTCATATCGACTCCGCGCAGCAGGCGGTAGATATGGCGACCAATACCGTGACCTTCACCGGTGAGGTCGTGGTCAAGCGCGGTTCAATCGACATTCGCGCCGACAAGGTCGTCATCACCCGCCCCGACGGAAAGGACGGTAACGAAGTCGTGGAAAGCTACGGTAATCCAGTCACTTTCTATCAACTGCAGGACGACGGCAAGCCGGTGCGCGGTCATTCGCAGAAGGTGCGTTACGAAACCACCAACGATCTGGTGATTCTGACGGGCAATGCCTATCTGGAGCAGTTGGACAGCAACGTGAAAGGCGATCGCATTACCTATTTGGTCAAGAAACAGCGGATGGAGGTGTTCAGCGATAAAGGCAAACAGGTCACCACCGTGCTGGTACCGGCGCAGCTGCAGGATAAAAGCGGCGCCAAAGCGCCGGCGAAATAA
- the lptC gene encoding LPS export ABC transporter periplasmic protein LptC: protein MSKTTRWTTALLGLLVLVLIGWNLADTDTAPAQTPVNAGEPTYQSEYTTTVVYNPAGGLNYKLVADHVDHFADQHITWFTRPVATTFDESKVPTWTVKADKAKLTQDRMLYLYGHVQVDSLTDASQLKRITTDNAVVNLVTQDVSSDDEVTLYGTGFNSTGMKMRGNLRNKTAELIEKVKTSYEIQNSQRTP from the coding sequence ATGAGCAAGACAACGCGTTGGACCACGGCGCTGCTGGGATTATTGGTATTAGTGCTTATCGGCTGGAATTTGGCGGACACCGACACGGCGCCGGCCCAGACGCCGGTGAACGCCGGCGAGCCCACCTATCAAAGTGAATATACCACAACCGTGGTGTATAACCCGGCAGGGGGGCTCAATTACAAGCTGGTGGCCGATCATGTGGATCATTTCGCCGATCAACATATCACCTGGTTCACCCGGCCGGTCGCCACCACGTTCGATGAGAGCAAAGTGCCGACCTGGACGGTGAAGGCCGATAAGGCCAAGCTGACCCAGGACAGGATGCTTTACCTGTATGGCCACGTTCAGGTGGACAGCCTAACCGATGCCTCGCAGCTTAAACGCATAACAACAGATAACGCGGTGGTTAACCTGGTCACGCAGGACGTCTCCTCGGATGATGAGGTAACCTTATATGGTACCGGCTTTAACTCCACCGGCATGAAGATGCGCGGCAATCTGCGCAACAAGACCGCCGAGTTGATTGAAAAGGTTAAGACCTCTTATGAAATCCAGAATTCACAACGTACGCCCTAG
- the kdsC gene encoding 3-deoxy-manno-octulosonate-8-phosphatase KdsC has protein sequence MQETPTVETCYGPVAQQVLESARTIRLLICDVDGVMSDGLIYMGNHGEELKTFNVRDGYGIRCLLTSGIEVAIITGRSARLLEDRCTTLGITHIYQGQSDKTLAFRALLSKLKLTAEQVAYVGDDLIDAPVMDQVGLSVAVADAHPLLRPRADYVTRIAGGRGAVREVCDLLLLAQGKLEDAKGQSL, from the coding sequence ATGCAAGAGACCCCCACCGTCGAGACATGCTACGGACCGGTAGCGCAGCAGGTGCTGGAAAGCGCCCGGACTATTCGTCTGCTGATTTGCGATGTAGATGGCGTCATGTCCGACGGTCTGATTTATATGGGCAATCACGGTGAAGAACTCAAAACGTTTAATGTCCGCGATGGCTACGGCATTCGCTGCCTGCTGACATCGGGCATTGAGGTCGCTATTATTACCGGCCGCTCCGCCAGGCTGCTGGAGGACCGTTGCACCACGCTAGGCATTACGCATATTTACCAGGGGCAATCGGATAAGACTTTGGCCTTTAGAGCGCTTCTGAGTAAACTGAAGTTAACGGCGGAACAGGTCGCCTACGTGGGCGACGACCTGATTGATGCCCCGGTCATGGACCAGGTCGGCCTGAGCGTGGCGGTGGCGGATGCGCACCCGCTATTGCGGCCCAGGGCCGATTATGTTACCCGCATCGCCGGCGGCCGCGGCGCGGTGCGGGAAGTCTGCGACCTGCTGCTGCTGGCGCAGGGAAAGCTGGAGGATGCCAAAGGGCAGTCGTTATGA